The region ACTGCATGAAACATTATTTTGTCTGATTTCGAGGGGGGTGAGTTCCACTGAGCTTTCAACATAAAGATTCGCTGGGTAACAGGAAATCAAACACCATAACTTCCTAAGGTGTGCCTGTTTGAAAAGTTTTTGGGAAAACAGCAGTTTTAGGGGTGCTGGTAGGTGTATTTTGTTACCTTTACACCTGACTTGAATGAGCCTAACAAATGAGATCAGGCTAAAGCGGTTCCATAAAGGCCAATCCACATTCTCGCAATCAAACTAATTCAAGACAGGCTCAAGTATTCAGACTAATTGCGTGTGCACGCCAACCATGAGCAGCCCATGATGTCGAACACAGATCAAACGGATTCACAATGACATTAATCCACCACAAAAGAGCCACACAGAAGCAGCAGTCTCCAGCACACACTTCTGCTGGAGACATATGTAGAATTTAAACATatgatcacaaaaaacaataaataaaatccaagcAAAAGGCTGGCAGGAAATTGCTGATCGACTGAATTGGTAGGACTGTAACCTCATTTATAATTCATAACAGCTAGCTTAACTAGCACCCAATGTTTTCTTACAACATTAAAGTGgtggtttgatttattatttttatttattttattattttaattcacCTACTTATCTAACCTCGTGTTCCCAAATAATTTCAGGCTAACCATTAGTTTTCTAGTTATGTTAAATTGTATTTCCGTAGATCATATTTGGACATATAGTATTTAGATAACTggatcatttgaatattttgataacattttgaaaataataataatctaatgtaTATTTTGGAGCAACTTGTACTGTACCAGGACCATCTACCTCAGCTGACTGCTGCTGAAGGAACATGGTCAGAGACTTCAGGctcatctcctccctcctctgatGTGACTGCAGCTCCAGAGCTCATAACTGCTGAACCACAGCCTTCTACATACTCTGTTACCCCCCAACATCCAGTACCAGCACTACCTATAGatccattacacacattttaataaactttgGTTTTCAAATAAAGTCAGAGTTGTTGTTAATTCATGTTCCATCTctagtgtgtgttttcatgttcgTTCAGTTATGAGCAGCGTGTGTGGTTTGGTGCTTGTGTCTGAAGTGTTTTGGGGCCACAAACAGAATTTTGTTTAGGGCCACCAAAATCCTAGGGCCGGCCCTGATCCTCTGAAttgatggaaacatgactgtgtgtctAAATAATGACAGAGTGCACAGTAATTATTTACAAAGCACATTTCATTACAGGTAAATTGCATGTGCTTTAAAGGATatattcaataaaaaagaacacTGACAACCACCCATCCTCCAAAACACCTTGACAAACCAAACAACCACCTCAAAGACACaaatagacacagacacacacacacacacattaataactAATCACAAGACTGTAAATTATACAAGAATATTAACTGGGAAATAAAATGATGCCTCATATGTATGAAAATTGAGCTTTGTCGTACGATGTTTAGTCATGTTTTCTTGTTTGCACGTGGATGcacaaaattgtattttagaTGGATGCAAATATTTGTTGCCCTCTTCTACATTACAGACAGTCCACACTGAAAGCATATGGACACATTTTTGGTCTTATTCTTTCTCTTAAATTTTGGTATCACAGCCTCATGTTAACTTACATAAGAACAGGTTATTGGACCTTGGTTATAGGGTTGGCTATCAGTAACAATGATCATaagaaataattattaaaatcaatAGAAATTATTTATAAGAACTAATACTAGCAGGGCCAAAAGTTGTCATAAAATGTACTTGATTATCAAATTGGAGCTCTGATTAATAAGGAACTTAACTATGATCAAAATTACCACATCAATATGTAGTCATGGTAGAAGATTTTGGAGTTCTGTGCAGAGCAGAGGTTGGCAGACTCAGGTACAAAATTAAGCAGACAGCATGTATATccaaaagtatttatttaaaaaccataacaaaagtaaaatgGTACACTATCtgtagcacctttctagtcttccaaccacaatttttaaaaaaaggtggaaaTAAAGGTTAATGATTTCAGAATGCACTTTCACATGACAATCATTCGTCTGGTTTCCTTCTTCGATCTTTAAAGAtagtaaaaatacacaatatgtaATCTAAGTAGTGAGGCTATATActggtgtgtttatgttgtgtgtgcGGGAACAAGGAGGCCAGGGTACTAGGCTAgttgcaggggggggggggggtctggtTTCTTTCACTGTCATCCATCTTCGGTCCAACGCCCCAACCCCCCTCTAACTAACGTGtccttttaaatgtgtctgttgtttATTCAAAAAGAGGACCTGTGTGCTGGCATCAGTTCTGGCTTCAGTTTATGGCAGGAAAGGTGAGAGGTGTGTAGATTTGCAGTGTCGCCAGATAGTTCTGAGACATGTTGGTGGGCATTTCCGGCAACAACAGTTAGTAACTTTTAGTTAACTCCAGTCAAGCCAAGGAGGACAAAATTGGAGAACATCAGACAAATTAGGCAGAAATGCAAAACAAGCACTTATGTTTACTCATAAGGCAGACcagtgagaaaaacaataaaaaaggtgGAATTAACAAGTAATGATGTCTTGATGCACTTAATGCACCTGGTGCACCGCAGACGATGTCAATCGTCTGGCTTCCTTCTTTGACCTGTACTTGAGTTTCTGAGCAGCTGTTGGGTAAGAAAAGCAAAACGACTGTTTTAGTTCTTTGTTAATGGACTCAAATGGAAACTCATTTTAAGTGTCTTATAAAGGAGAAGATACAAAATAATGTCGCACTGATGCAATAATGAACCgatatgaatttttaaaaaaataaacaactctTACAATGATGTAGTgggtcattgtttttttaagttaagtTGCAATATTAAGTTGCTGAATAACTGACAGGCATCCAGATAACCAGATGAAAAAAAGTATGATACTGGGGGATTTGCAATGTCTTGAAATTCCCATGCATGATGGGGATTTGTTCCactggtgcaaaaaaaaaaacccctgtGCACACTAAAAATCACAGTATGATATATAGCAGGGAAAAAACTTCTTTTGATTTGCTTTTTGTGCTTTTAGtcaataagtaaataaatataataaatcaatagaaaaaaagtgctttacattgtCCAAGCTGTGCAGTTCACGCCATCTGGTGAAAAATAACCCGGCTGACAGTCTTCACACACTGTATCATTTCTGCTGGTTCCTTTGGAGAAAAAGACACACGTAAGATTCCTCTCATTCACTGATTGTTCACTGACAGAACAGTCTGACTTTAACTTTTCTTACCAGGTTCTTTTATCCCCTGACCAggtatgcagtgtgtgtgtttctctgccaAACTGCATCCTGTATCGGTCAAACTTTTGCAGAAATGCCCATTTATAACTTCACAAACAGTATTGTTTACTGCTGTGCAGGTCTGCAGGGCAGAAAGACCGTgagctaaaaaacaaaacaaaacaggaataTAGTCAATGTTTTAT is a window of Scomber scombrus chromosome 10, fScoSco1.1, whole genome shotgun sequence DNA encoding:
- the LOC133987996 gene encoding tumor necrosis factor receptor superfamily member 14-like encodes the protein MFSTLFVFEIVAVFTVRTLCCRVDEYITRDGQCCPMCHEGTVVRRDCTLQSGTRCVPCERGTFMNQANGLNKCFTCTSCDPAHGLSALQTCTAVNNTVCEVINGHFCKSLTDTGCSLAEKHTHCIPGQGIKEPGTSRNDTVCEDCQPGYFSPDGVNCTAWTICSETQVQVKEGSQTIDIVCGAPGALSASRHHYLLIPPFLLFFSLVCLMSKHKCLFCISA